One stretch of Zingiber officinale cultivar Zhangliang chromosome 6B, Zo_v1.1, whole genome shotgun sequence DNA includes these proteins:
- the LOC121989982 gene encoding dirigent protein 22-like encodes MARRTRFLHLNFYLHEINPGVPNSTMIFVVNEHRSSGFGSVLIFDNVFRVGVQPDSPLLGREQGLGVGSNLQVYSGITALEFIFTTGRYNGSSFAVFGTVTGGAISDRTIIGGTGRFRMARGYILGRVAATTNTTTTWEMNAYIAAHRS; translated from the exons ATGGCTCGCCGGACTAGGTTCTTGCACTTGAACTTCTACCTGCACGAGATCAACCCCGGCGTGCCCAACTCGACGATGATCTTCGTTGTGAATGAGCACCGGAGCAGCGGCTTCGGCAGTGTGTTGATCTTTGACAACGTTTTCCGGGTGGGGGTGCAGCCAGACTCCCCCTTGCTTGGCCGGGAGCAGGGCCTCGGCGTCGGCTCAAATTTGCAAGTCTACTCCGGCATAACGGCCTTGGAGTTCATCTTCACCACCGGCAG GTACAACGGGAGTTCGTTCGCTGTGTTCGGGACGGTGACAGGCGGGGCCATATCAGACCGGACCATCATCGGCGGCACGGGGAGATTTCGGATGGCAAGAGGTTACATTTTGGGCAGGGTGGCTGCCACCACCAACACGACCACGACTTGGGAGATGAACGCCTATATTGCGGCCCATCGATCCTAG
- the LOC121989983 gene encoding protein NEDD1-like yields the protein MRFVDSSVSLLATCGSDTVKLFDVTVDAGDPCTLSYTPSPGSQINSVKWNHTNLVVASAGDDKKISLWNKNGQSMGSFPSHGSDLADDIEESKTQLLIWCHAKNIHSCYVGYNNSAKCILRWTPSHFSNCCQCLGQCHSCFYFLIGNCTEVDSDINSK from the exons ATGCGGTTCGTGGATTCATCAGTTTCGCTTCTCGCCACTTGCGGCAGCGACACCGTCAAGCTCTTCGACGTCACGGTGGATGCCGGCGATCCCTGCACCCTCAGCTACACGCCTTCCCCCGGATCTCAAATCAACTCCGTCAAGTGGAACCACACCA ACCTAGTGGTTGCTAGTGCTGGTGACGATAAAAAGATATCACTTTGGAATAAAAATGGCCAAAGTATGGGATCCTTTCCTTCTCATGGCAGTGACCTTGCTGATGACATTGAG GAATCGAAGACCCAGCTTCTCATTTGGTGTCATGCTAAAAATATTCATTCTTGCTATGTTGGGTATAACAATTCAGCAAAATGTATACTACGTTGGACTCCATCTCATTTCTCCAACTGTTGCCAGTGCCTTGGGCAATGCCATTCCTGCTTTTACTTTCTTATTGGCAATTGTACTGAGGTTGATTCAGATATTAATTCCAAGTAA
- the LOC121990825 gene encoding dirigent protein 22-like: MAAASSSPYPFLLLLLLLLFFLFPANGAAASADESGDYIRFYIHEKNLGTANSTLVYSVDLHPGGSPAGFGNIIVFNSVIREEADPASPAIGIEQGFGVSSSLAQDSGLTVLELLFTAGQYQGTSLSVFGLVKASGEEVERGIVGGTGRFRYARGYVLSRVVGGTKETLVWELDAHVLRHGV, encoded by the coding sequence atGGCTGCAGCCTCATCGTCTCCATatcccttccttctcctcctcctcctcctcctctttttCCTCTTTCCGGCGAACGGCGCTGCTGCCTCGGCCGATGAAAGTGGAGATTACATACGCTTCTACATCCACGAGAAAAACCTGGGGACAGCCAACTCCACGTTGGTGTACTCTGTGGATCTCCACCCGGGCGGCTCGCCGGCTGGCTTCGGGAACATCATAGTCTTCAACAGCGTCATCCGCGAGGAGGCCGACCCGGCCTCACCGGCCATTGGCATAGAGCAGGGCTTTGGAGTCAGCTCGAGTTTGGCCCAAGATTCCGGCCTCACGGTGTTGGAGCTGCTGTTCACCGCCGGGCAGTACCAGGGGACCTCCCTCTCCGTGTTCGGGCTGGTAAAGGCGTCAGGCGAGGAGGTGGAGCGTGGCATTGTCGGCGGCACCGGGAGGTTCCGGTATGCGAGGGGCTACGTCTTGTCAAGGGTCGTCGGCGGCACCAAGGAGACGCTCGTTTGGGAGCTCGACGCTCATGTTCTGCGTCATGGAGTCTGA